Proteins from a genomic interval of Lelliottia amnigena:
- the pgi gene encoding glucose-6-phosphate isomerase, giving the protein MKNINPTQTSAWQALQKHFDEMKDVSIADLFAKDGDRFGKFSATFDDQMLVDFSKNRITEETLAKLQDLAKETDLAGAIKSMFSGEKINRTEDRAVLHVALRNRSNTPIMVDGKDVMPEVNAVLEKMKTFSEEIISGSWKGYTGKAITDVVNIGIGGSDLGPFMVTEALRPYKNHLNMHFVSNVDGTHIAEVLKKVNPETTLFLVASKTFTTQETMTNAHSARDWFLATAGDNKHVAKHFAALSTNGKAVGEFGIDTANMFEFWDWVGGRYSLWSAIGLSITLSVGYDNFVELLSGAHAMDKHFANTAPEKNLPVLLALIGIWYNNFFGAETEAILPYDQYMHRFAAYFQQGNMESNGKYVDRNGNAVDYQTGPIIWGEPGTNGQHAFYQLIHQGTKMVPCDFIAPATTHNALSDHHQKLLSNFFAQTEALAFGKSRDVVEQEYRDLGKDPATLENVVPFKVFEGNRPTNSILLREITPFSLGALIALYEHKIFTQGAILNIFTFDQWGVELGKQLANRILPELGDDKDINSHDSSTNGLINRYKSWRA; this is encoded by the coding sequence ATGAAAAACATCAATCCAACGCAGACTTCTGCCTGGCAGGCACTACAAAAACACTTCGACGAAATGAAAGACGTCTCCATCGCGGATCTGTTCGCGAAAGACGGCGACCGTTTTGGCAAATTCTCCGCAACCTTCGACGACCAGATGCTGGTGGATTTCTCCAAAAACCGCATCACGGAAGAGACGCTGGCGAAACTGCAGGATCTGGCGAAAGAGACCGATCTGGCAGGGGCTATCAAGTCCATGTTCTCCGGTGAGAAGATCAACCGTACCGAAGACCGTGCCGTGCTGCACGTTGCGCTGCGTAACCGTAGCAATACGCCAATTATGGTTGATGGCAAAGATGTGATGCCTGAAGTCAATGCGGTGCTGGAGAAGATGAAAACCTTCTCAGAAGAAATCATTTCCGGGAGCTGGAAAGGCTATACCGGCAAAGCGATTACCGACGTGGTGAACATCGGTATCGGTGGCTCTGACCTCGGCCCGTTCATGGTGACCGAAGCGCTGCGTCCGTACAAAAATCATCTGAACATGCACTTTGTGTCTAACGTCGATGGCACCCACATCGCCGAAGTGCTGAAGAAAGTGAATCCAGAAACCACGCTGTTCCTGGTGGCGTCGAAAACCTTCACCACGCAAGAGACCATGACCAACGCCCACAGCGCGCGCGACTGGTTCCTGGCAACGGCGGGTGACAACAAACACGTGGCGAAACACTTCGCGGCGTTGTCCACAAACGGTAAAGCGGTGGGTGAATTCGGTATCGACACCGCCAACATGTTTGAATTCTGGGACTGGGTTGGCGGTCGTTATTCTCTGTGGTCGGCAATCGGCCTGTCGATTACTCTGTCCGTGGGTTACGACAACTTCGTTGAGCTGCTCTCCGGCGCGCACGCGATGGACAAACACTTTGCCAACACGGCACCAGAGAAAAACCTGCCGGTTCTGCTGGCCCTGATCGGCATCTGGTACAACAACTTCTTTGGTGCTGAGACCGAAGCGATCCTGCCGTACGACCAGTACATGCACCGCTTTGCAGCGTACTTCCAGCAGGGCAACATGGAATCCAACGGCAAATACGTTGACCGTAACGGCAACGCGGTGGATTACCAGACGGGCCCAATCATCTGGGGTGAGCCGGGTACTAACGGTCAGCATGCGTTCTATCAGCTGATTCACCAGGGCACCAAAATGGTTCCGTGTGATTTCATCGCACCAGCGACAACCCACAATGCCCTGTCTGATCATCACCAGAAGCTGCTGTCTAACTTCTTTGCGCAGACCGAAGCGTTGGCGTTTGGTAAATCGCGCGATGTGGTTGAGCAGGAATACCGCGATTTGGGTAAAGATCCGGCGACGCTGGAAAACGTGGTGCCATTCAAGGTCTTCGAAGGCAACCGCCCAACCAACTCCATTCTGCTGCGTGAAATTACGCCGTTCAGCCTGGGCGCGTTGATTGCGTTGTATGAGCATAAAATCTTTACTCAGGGCGCTATCCTGAACATCTTCACCTTTGACCAGTGGGGCGTTGAGCTGGGCAAACAGCTGGCGAACCGTATTCTGCCAGAGCTGGGTGACGATAAAGATATTAACAGCCATGACAGTTCAACAAATGGTCTGATTAATCGCTATAAATCCTGGCGCGCATAA
- the malF gene encoding maltose transporter membrane protein, whose translation MDVIKKKHWWQSDTLKWSVIGLLGLLVGYLVVLMYVQGEYLFAIMTLILSSVGLYIFANRKAYAWRYVYPGVAGMGLFVLFPLICTIAIAFTNYSSTNQLAQERAQQVLMDRSYQAGKTFNFGLYPAGEEWKLALSDEESGKYYVSDAFKFGGEQKLTLKEANALPEGERANLRIITQNRQALTQLTAVLPDESKVIMSSLRQFSGTQPLYTRADDGSLTNNQTGVKYRPNNDIGFYQSVNADGKWGDDKLSPGYTVTIGWENFTRVFTDEGIQKPFMAIFVWTVVFSVLTVILTVAVGMVLACVVQWESLKGKAIYRVLLILPYAVPSFISILIFKGLFNQSFGEINMMLGALFGIKPAWFSDPTTARSMIIIVNTWLGYPYMMILCMGLLKAIPDDLYEASAMDGAGAFQNFFKITLPLLIKPLTPLMIASFAFNFNNFVLIQLLTNGSPDRLGTTTPAGYTDLLVSYTYRIAFEGGGGQDFGLAAAIATLIFLLVGALAIVNLKATRMKFD comes from the coding sequence ATGGATGTCATTAAAAAGAAGCACTGGTGGCAAAGCGACACGCTGAAATGGTCAGTGATAGGTCTGCTCGGCTTACTGGTGGGCTACCTTGTTGTTTTAATGTATGTACAGGGGGAGTACCTGTTCGCCATCATGACGCTGATTTTAAGCTCAGTTGGCCTGTATATTTTTGCCAATCGCAAAGCGTACGCCTGGCGCTACGTTTATCCGGGTGTCGCCGGGATGGGGCTGTTTGTCCTGTTCCCGCTGATTTGTACTATCGCTATCGCCTTTACCAACTACAGCAGCACTAACCAGCTCGCTCAGGAGCGCGCCCAGCAGGTGCTGATGGACCGTTCCTATCAGGCAGGAAAAACCTTTAACTTTGGTTTATATCCGGCGGGAGAGGAGTGGAAGCTGGCGCTGTCTGACGAGGAAAGCGGGAAATATTATGTCTCCGACGCCTTTAAGTTTGGCGGCGAACAAAAGCTGACGCTCAAAGAAGCGAATGCCCTGCCAGAAGGCGAACGCGCCAATCTGCGCATTATCACTCAGAATCGCCAGGCGCTGACGCAGCTCACCGCCGTGCTGCCTGACGAAAGCAAAGTCATCATGAGCTCGCTGCGCCAGTTCTCGGGCACGCAGCCGCTGTACACGCGGGCGGATGACGGCTCGCTGACCAACAACCAGACCGGCGTGAAATATCGTCCAAACAACGATATCGGCTTCTATCAGTCCGTGAACGCCGATGGCAAATGGGGTGACGATAAACTCAGCCCAGGCTATACCGTCACCATCGGCTGGGAGAACTTTACCCGCGTCTTTACCGACGAGGGCATCCAGAAACCGTTCATGGCCATTTTCGTCTGGACAGTGGTCTTCTCAGTCCTGACGGTGATCCTGACCGTGGCGGTCGGCATGGTGCTGGCGTGTGTCGTGCAGTGGGAGTCCCTGAAAGGCAAAGCCATTTACCGCGTACTGCTGATTCTGCCCTACGCCGTCCCGTCGTTTATCTCGATTCTGATTTTCAAAGGCCTGTTCAACCAGAGCTTCGGTGAAATCAACATGATGCTGGGTGCGCTGTTTGGCATTAAGCCAGCGTGGTTTAGCGACCCAACGACGGCTCGCTCGATGATTATCATCGTCAACACCTGGCTCGGCTATCCGTACATGATGATTCTGTGCATGGGCCTGCTGAAAGCGATTCCGGACGACCTGTACGAAGCCTCCGCGATGGACGGCGCGGGCGCGTTCCAGAACTTCTTTAAGATTACGCTCCCACTGCTGATCAAGCCGCTAACGCCGCTGATGATTGCCAGTTTTGCCTTTAACTTTAATAACTTCGTACTGATTCAGCTTCTGACCAACGGCAGCCCAGACCGCCTCGGCACCACCACGCCAGCGGGGTATACCGACCTGTTAGTGAGCTACACCTACCGCATCGCCTTTGAAGGCGGCGGCGGGCAGGACTTCGGTCTGGCGGCAGCGATTGCCACCCTGATCTTCCTGTTGGTTGGCGCGCTGGCGATTGTGAATCTGAAAGCCACGCGTATGAAATTCGATTAA
- a CDS encoding putative lipoprotein, giving the protein MKRTYLYSMLALCVSAACHAETYPAPIGPSQSDFGGVGLMQTPTARMAREGELSLNYRDNDQYRYYSASVQLFPWLETTLRYTDVRTKQYSSVDAFSGNQTYKDKAFDLKLRLWEESYWMPQVSVGARDIGGTGLFDAEYLVASKAWGPFDFSLGLGWGYLGTSGNVKNPFCSYSDKYCSRDNSYKKAGSVSGDQMFHGPASLFGGVEYQTPWQPLRLKLEYEGNNYTEDFAGKIEQKSKFNVGAIYRVTDWADVNLSYERGNTVMFGFTLRTNFNDMRPSYNDNARPKYQPQPQDAIIQHSVVANQLTLLKYNAGLADPKIQAKGDTLYVTGEQVKYRDSREGIERANRIIMNDLPEGIRTIRVTENRLNMPQVTTETDVASLKRHLEGEPLGHETELVQKRVEPVVPETTEQGWYIEKSRFDFHVDPVLNQSVGGPENFYMYQLGVMATADLWVTDHLLTTGSLFGNIANNYDKFNYTNPPSDSKLPRVRTRVREYVQNDVYVNNMQANYFQYLGNSFYGQVYGGYLETMYGGAGAELLYRPVDSNWAFGLDANYVKQRDWRSAQDMMKFTDYSVKTGHLTAYWTPSFAQDVLVKASVGQYLAGDKGGTLEVAKRFDSGVVVGGYATITNVSPDEYGEGDFTKGVYVSIPLDLFSSGPTRSRAAIGWTPLTRDGGQQLGRKFQLYDMTSDRSVNFR; this is encoded by the coding sequence ATGAAAAGAACTTATCTCTATAGCATGTTGGCGCTCTGCGTAAGCGCTGCCTGTCATGCCGAAACGTATCCGGCACCCATTGGTCCGTCACAGTCAGATTTTGGCGGTGTAGGGCTCATGCAAACCCCCACCGCGCGCATGGCGCGTGAGGGTGAACTCAGTCTTAACTATCGCGATAACGACCAGTACCGCTACTACTCGGCCTCCGTACAGCTTTTCCCGTGGCTGGAAACGACGCTGCGCTACACGGATGTTCGAACCAAACAGTACAGCAGCGTTGATGCGTTTTCCGGCAACCAGACTTACAAAGACAAAGCGTTCGACCTCAAACTGCGCCTCTGGGAAGAGAGTTACTGGATGCCGCAGGTGTCCGTGGGCGCGCGTGATATCGGCGGTACAGGGCTTTTTGATGCGGAATATCTGGTCGCCAGCAAAGCCTGGGGACCGTTCGATTTTTCACTTGGTTTGGGCTGGGGGTATCTCGGCACCAGCGGCAACGTGAAAAACCCATTCTGCTCCTACAGCGACAAATATTGCTCTCGCGACAACAGCTATAAAAAAGCCGGTTCGGTGAGCGGTGACCAGATGTTCCACGGCCCGGCATCGCTGTTTGGTGGCGTGGAATATCAAACGCCCTGGCAGCCGCTGCGTCTGAAGCTGGAATATGAAGGCAACAACTACACCGAGGACTTTGCGGGCAAGATCGAGCAGAAGAGCAAGTTTAACGTGGGTGCTATTTACCGGGTCACCGATTGGGCCGACGTTAACCTCAGCTACGAGCGCGGCAACACCGTGATGTTTGGTTTCACGCTGCGGACTAACTTTAACGATATGCGGCCGTCCTATAACGACAATGCGCGACCAAAATATCAGCCGCAGCCGCAGGACGCGATCATCCAGCACTCGGTGGTGGCGAATCAGCTCACGCTGCTGAAATACAATGCGGGCCTGGCCGATCCTAAAATCCAGGCAAAAGGTGACACGCTGTACGTGACGGGCGAGCAGGTAAAATATCGCGATTCCCGTGAAGGCATAGAGCGCGCGAATCGGATCATCATGAACGATCTGCCGGAGGGGATCCGTACGATCCGCGTGACGGAAAATCGCCTCAACATGCCGCAGGTGACGACCGAAACGGACGTGGCCAGCCTGAAGCGTCATCTCGAAGGCGAACCGCTGGGGCATGAAACCGAACTGGTGCAAAAACGTGTAGAACCGGTGGTACCAGAAACTACCGAACAGGGCTGGTATATCGAAAAATCCCGCTTTGATTTCCATGTCGATCCGGTATTGAACCAGTCCGTTGGTGGGCCAGAAAACTTCTATATGTACCAGCTGGGCGTGATGGCCACGGCGGATCTGTGGGTGACGGATCACCTCCTGACCACCGGTAGCCTGTTTGGCAATATCGCCAACAACTACGACAAATTTAACTACACCAACCCGCCAAGCGACTCAAAACTGCCGCGTGTTCGAACCCGCGTGCGCGAATATGTGCAGAACGATGTGTATGTGAACAACATGCAGGCCAACTATTTCCAGTATCTTGGCAACAGTTTCTATGGCCAGGTGTATGGCGGTTATCTGGAAACCATGTACGGCGGCGCGGGTGCAGAACTCTTGTACCGCCCGGTCGACAGCAACTGGGCGTTTGGCCTTGATGCCAACTACGTGAAACAGCGTGACTGGCGTAGCGCGCAGGACATGATGAAGTTCACCGATTACAGCGTCAAAACCGGTCATCTGACTGCCTACTGGACGCCGTCGTTTGCGCAGGATGTGCTGGTGAAAGCCAGCGTTGGGCAATATCTGGCGGGGGATAAAGGCGGTACGCTGGAGGTTGCCAAACGCTTCGACAGCGGCGTGGTCGTCGGCGGTTACGCCACGATTACCAACGTTTCACCAGACGAATACGGCGAAGGGGACTTCACCAAAGGCGTGTATGTATCGATTCCGCTTGATCTGTTCTCATCCGGCCCAACCCGCAGCCGTGCGGCCATTGGCTGGACGCCATTGACGCGCGACGGGGGTCAGCAGCTTGGGCGTAAGTTCCAGCTGTACGACATGACCAGCGATCGGAGCGTGAACTTCCGCTGA
- a CDS encoding SLBB-domain like (DUF1017)., giving the protein MKIITSVALIVTLVAPLAWSAGTIKVYTPDNKEPKTLSNAEHLIDLVGQPRLANSWWPGAIISERQATAIAEQKHQALLARLTGLAGQEEGDTAAAINAVRQQLQAITVTGRQRVNLDPDEVRVTENGNPTLEGDYTLWIVAKPSTVTVLGLVSSPGQKPFTPGRDVASYLDEQQLLSGAENSYAWVIYPDGRRQNVPVAYWNKRHIEPMPGSVIFVGFADHFWTKAYDGLNTDILRSLTQRIPE; this is encoded by the coding sequence ATGAAAATCATCACAAGCGTTGCGCTGATCGTCACGCTCGTCGCGCCGCTGGCGTGGTCTGCGGGAACCATTAAGGTCTATACCCCGGACAACAAAGAGCCAAAAACATTATCCAATGCCGAACATCTGATCGATCTCGTTGGGCAGCCCCGGCTGGCAAACAGCTGGTGGCCAGGCGCCATTATCAGCGAGCGTCAGGCAACGGCGATAGCTGAACAAAAACACCAGGCTTTGCTGGCTCGCCTGACCGGGCTGGCAGGGCAGGAAGAGGGCGACACGGCGGCGGCAATCAATGCGGTACGCCAGCAGTTGCAGGCGATCACCGTGACCGGACGTCAGCGGGTGAATCTGGATCCCGACGAAGTGCGCGTAACGGAAAACGGCAACCCGACGCTGGAAGGGGACTACACGCTGTGGATCGTGGCGAAACCTTCAACCGTCACCGTGCTGGGATTGGTCAGCAGCCCAGGCCAAAAACCCTTTACGCCAGGACGCGACGTGGCGAGTTATCTGGATGAACAACAGTTGCTGAGTGGCGCGGAAAACAGCTACGCGTGGGTGATTTATCCCGATGGCCGCAGGCAAAACGTCCCCGTGGCGTACTGGAATAAGCGTCACATCGAACCCATGCCGGGCAGCGTGATTTTTGTCGGCTTTGCCGATCACTTCTGGACGAAAGCGTATGACGGGCTGAACACCGACATTCTTCGCTCTCTGACGCAGCGGATACCGGAATAA
- a CDS encoding Exopolysaccharide production protein YjbE., giving the protein MKKVLYGIFAITALAATSVYAAPVQVGEAAGSAATSASAGSSTATATSTVGSAVGVALAATGGGDGSNTGTTTTTTTSTQ; this is encoded by the coding sequence ATGAAGAAAGTACTGTATGGCATTTTTGCCATAACTGCGCTTGCGGCAACGTCTGTCTATGCGGCTCCGGTTCAGGTCGGGGAAGCAGCAGGCTCAGCGGCAACGTCTGCCTCAGCGGGGAGTTCTACCGCGACGGCGACAAGCACCGTAGGCTCGGCCGTGGGTGTCGCTCTGGCGGCAACCGGTGGCGGTGATGGCTCCAATACCGGAACCACGACCACCACGACAACCAGCACTCAGTAA
- the malE_2 gene encoding maltose-binding periplasmic protein, giving the protein MKINTGARVFALSALAAMMISAPALAKIEEGKLVIWINGDKGYNGLAEVGKKFEKDTGIKVTVEHPDKLEEKFPQVAATGDGPDIIFWAHDRFGGYAQSGLLAEVSPDKAFQDKLFPFTWGRSAL; this is encoded by the coding sequence ATGAAGATCAATACTGGCGCACGCGTTTTCGCCTTGTCCGCCCTGGCAGCAATGATGATTTCCGCACCGGCGCTCGCCAAAATTGAAGAAGGTAAACTGGTTATCTGGATTAACGGCGACAAAGGCTACAACGGCCTGGCCGAAGTGGGTAAAAAATTCGAAAAAGACACCGGCATTAAAGTGACCGTTGAACACCCGGATAAACTGGAAGAGAAATTCCCGCAGGTTGCCGCGACCGGCGACGGTCCAGACATTATCTTCTGGGCGCATGACCGTTTTGGCGGCTACGCGCAATCTGGCCTGCTGGCTGAAGTCTCCCCAGATAAAGCGTTCCAGGACAAACTGTTCCCCTTCACCTGGGGACGCAGTGCGTTATAA
- the gfcB gene encoding lipoprotein, with protein MKRPAIILICLLLQACSATTKGLGNSLWDSVFGTPGVHLTDDDIQNMPYASQYMQLNDGPQLFVVLAFDENGQQKWVTQDQATIVTQHGRIVKTLLGGDNLLEVNNLAADPLIKPNQIVDGASWTRIMGWTEHKQVRYATARSVFRWDGTDTVTLGSDETQVRVLDEEVTTDRATWHNRFWIDEEGQIRQSLQYLGADFFPVKATLIKAAKS; from the coding sequence GTGAAGCGACCTGCAATCATTCTGATTTGCCTGCTTTTACAGGCATGCTCAGCCACCACAAAAGGGCTGGGCAACTCACTGTGGGACAGCGTGTTTGGCACGCCTGGCGTACATCTTACGGACGATGACATCCAAAACATGCCGTATGCCAGCCAGTACATGCAGTTAAACGATGGCCCGCAGCTTTTTGTGGTGCTCGCTTTCGATGAAAACGGGCAGCAGAAATGGGTGACGCAAGACCAGGCCACCATCGTGACGCAGCATGGGCGTATCGTGAAAACGCTGCTGGGCGGTGACAACCTGCTTGAGGTGAATAACCTCGCGGCGGACCCGCTCATCAAACCGAATCAAATCGTTGATGGTGCAAGCTGGACGCGCATCATGGGCTGGACCGAGCACAAGCAGGTCCGCTACGCCACCGCGCGTTCTGTTTTCCGCTGGGACGGGACAGATACCGTGACGCTGGGCAGCGACGAAACTCAGGTCCGCGTGCTGGATGAAGAAGTCACAACCGATCGGGCGACGTGGCACAACCGCTTCTGGATAGATGAGGAAGGGCAGATTCGTCAGTCGTTACAGTACCTTGGCGCAGATTTCTTCCCGGTGAAAGCCACCCTGATCAAGGCGGCGAAATCATGA
- the malE_1 gene encoding maltose-binding periplasmic protein codes for MRYNGKLIAYPVAVEALSLIYNKDLVPNPPKTWEEIPALDKELKAKGKSALMFNLQEPYFTWPLIAADGGYAFKFENGKYDVKDVGVDSAGAKAGLTFLVDLIKNKHMNADTDYSIAEAAFNKGETAMTINGPWAWSNIDKSKINYGVTLLPTFKGKPSKPFVGVLSAGINAASPNKELAKEFLENYLLTDQGLDVVNKDKPLGAVALKSFQDTLAKDPRIAATMDNAQKGEIMPNIPQMAAFWYATRTAVINAASGRQTVDAALKDAQGRITK; via the coding sequence GTGCGTTATAACGGCAAGCTGATCGCGTATCCGGTCGCCGTGGAAGCACTCTCGCTGATTTATAACAAAGACCTCGTACCGAACCCGCCAAAAACCTGGGAAGAGATCCCGGCTCTGGATAAAGAGCTCAAGGCGAAAGGTAAGAGCGCGCTGATGTTCAACCTGCAAGAACCGTACTTCACCTGGCCGCTGATTGCTGCTGACGGCGGATATGCGTTCAAGTTTGAAAACGGCAAATACGACGTGAAAGACGTGGGCGTGGACAGCGCTGGCGCGAAAGCCGGTCTGACCTTCCTGGTAGACCTTATCAAAAACAAACACATGAACGCGGATACTGATTATTCCATCGCAGAAGCGGCGTTCAACAAAGGCGAAACCGCGATGACCATCAACGGTCCGTGGGCTTGGTCTAACATCGATAAGAGCAAAATCAACTACGGCGTCACGCTGCTGCCTACCTTTAAAGGCAAGCCGTCTAAACCGTTCGTTGGCGTGCTGAGCGCGGGTATCAACGCCGCCAGCCCGAACAAAGAGCTGGCAAAAGAGTTCCTCGAAAACTACCTGCTGACCGATCAGGGTCTGGATGTGGTGAACAAGGATAAACCGCTGGGCGCCGTCGCACTGAAATCCTTCCAGGATACGCTGGCGAAAGATCCTCGCATTGCCGCCACCATGGATAACGCCCAGAAAGGCGAAATCATGCCAAACATCCCGCAAATGGCGGCGTTCTGGTATGCCACACGTACTGCTGTGATCAACGCGGCAAGCGGTCGTCAGACAGTGGATGCTGCGCTGAAAGACGCTCAGGGTCGTATTACGAAGTAA
- the psiE gene encoding PsiE: MTSLTRPRVEFISTILQTVLNMGLLSLGLILVVFLGKETVHLADVLFAPEQTSKYELVEGLVVYFLYFEFIALIVKYFQSGFHFPLRYFVYIGITAIVRLIIVDHKSPLDVLIYSAAILLLVITLWLCNSKRLKRE; encoded by the coding sequence ATGACATCACTGACGCGTCCGCGCGTTGAGTTTATCTCAACGATTCTCCAGACCGTGTTGAATATGGGTCTGTTGAGCCTTGGCCTGATACTGGTCGTCTTTCTGGGCAAAGAAACTGTGCATCTGGCTGATGTGCTGTTCGCCCCCGAGCAAACCAGCAAATATGAGCTGGTGGAAGGACTGGTAGTCTATTTTCTCTACTTCGAATTTATCGCCCTGATTGTGAAATACTTTCAATCCGGCTTTCACTTCCCGCTGCGTTATTTTGTCTATATCGGGATCACCGCGATTGTGCGGCTGATCATCGTCGATCATAAATCACCGCTCGACGTGCTGATCTACTCGGCGGCGATCCTGCTGCTGGTGATCACCCTGTGGCTGTGCAACTCGAAACGGCTAAAGCGCGAATAA
- the malG gene encoding maltose transporter permease, whose product MAMVQPKSQKLRLFATHLGLLIFIAAIMFPLLMVIAISLREGNFATGSLIPEKISWEHWRLALGFSVEHADGRVTPPPFPVLLWLWNSIKVAGITAVGIVALSTTCAYAFARMRFPGKATLLKGMLIFQMFPAVLSLVALYALFDRLGQYVPFIGLNTHGGVIFAYLGGIALHVWTIKGYFETIDGSLEEAAALDGATPWQAFRLVLLPLSVPILAVVFILSFIAAITEVPVASLLLRDVNSYTLAVGMQQYLNPQNYLWGDFAAAAVLSAIPITVVFLLAQRWLVNGLTAGGVKG is encoded by the coding sequence ATGGCTATGGTCCAACCCAAATCTCAAAAGCTGCGTCTCTTCGCGACGCACTTAGGTCTGCTGATTTTTATCGCAGCCATTATGTTCCCGCTGCTGATGGTTATCGCCATCTCACTGCGCGAGGGCAACTTTGCTACCGGCAGCCTGATCCCTGAGAAAATCTCATGGGAACACTGGCGACTGGCGTTAGGGTTTAGCGTCGAGCATGCCGATGGCCGCGTGACGCCGCCGCCGTTCCCGGTTCTGCTGTGGCTGTGGAACTCCATCAAAGTGGCCGGTATTACCGCCGTGGGAATTGTGGCGCTCTCAACCACCTGTGCTTACGCCTTTGCCCGTATGCGCTTCCCGGGAAAAGCGACGCTGCTGAAAGGGATGTTGATTTTCCAGATGTTCCCGGCGGTGCTGTCGCTGGTTGCGTTGTACGCGTTATTTGACCGTCTCGGTCAATACGTGCCGTTTATCGGTCTGAACACGCACGGCGGCGTCATCTTCGCCTATCTGGGCGGCATCGCGCTGCACGTATGGACGATTAAAGGCTATTTCGAAACCATCGACGGATCGCTGGAAGAAGCGGCTGCGCTGGATGGCGCAACGCCGTGGCAGGCCTTCCGCCTGGTGCTGTTACCGCTGTCGGTGCCGATTCTGGCCGTGGTCTTTATTCTGTCGTTTATCGCGGCCATTACCGAAGTGCCGGTCGCGTCTCTGCTACTGCGTGATGTGAATAGCTACACGCTGGCAGTCGGTATGCAGCAATATCTCAACCCGCAAAACTACCTGTGGGGCGACTTTGCCGCAGCCGCTGTACTCTCCGCCATCCCGATTACCGTCGTGTTCCTGCTGGCTCAGCGCTGGCTGGTTAACGGCCTGACGGCAGGCGGTGTGAAAGGTTAA